The following coding sequences are from one Prochlorococcus sp. MIT 0604 window:
- the murJ gene encoding murein biosynthesis integral membrane protein MurJ has protein sequence MHSFLKNNVFSISFGTSLSKLAGCIRQIFIAAAFGVGVTYDAFNYAYIIPGFLIIIIGGINGPLHNAVVAVLTPLNKKNGGIVFTQVSIKLSILLIGLAILIYFNSSLLIQLLAPNLSYEAKSIATYQLKILTPCIPLSGFIGLSFGALNSQRKFFLSSISPAITSLTTIFFILLSWIINQENAYSHFFTYTGLLAFATLTGTLIQFVVQILEINKIGLLRLKSNFQLFNDEERRIFKLIIPASISSGLSQINVFIDMFFASSFQGAASGLAYGNFLIQAPLGILSNSLILPLLPKFSKFRSDKDYIGLQKKLISGIEYCFLTTIFLAAFFTTFNNQIVQLVFQRGSFDYSAALKVKNILIAYGVGIPFYLYRDLLVRTYYSIEKTTFPFKASFAGIILNIFFDWLLIGAPINNFGNLSPYNFGVVGIILSSVIVNFVVCVLLSFNLRNENIHLPNFDLLRKIILMSLAAFIDSTLCFTILKTTNNFNSNLGEFLILIFGSLTFFVIYFFLTKCLKVNKFKVYKKKV, from the coding sequence ATGCATTCATTTTTAAAAAATAATGTTTTTTCAATTTCATTTGGTACTAGTCTTAGTAAATTAGCTGGATGTATAAGACAAATATTTATAGCTGCTGCTTTTGGAGTTGGGGTAACATACGACGCATTTAATTATGCCTATATAATTCCAGGTTTTTTGATAATAATCATTGGAGGGATTAATGGTCCCTTACATAACGCAGTCGTTGCAGTTCTAACTCCCCTTAACAAAAAAAATGGAGGAATTGTTTTTACTCAAGTCAGCATAAAACTTTCAATACTATTAATTGGTTTAGCTATATTGATATACTTTAATTCCAGTTTATTAATTCAATTATTAGCCCCCAATTTAAGTTACGAAGCTAAATCAATCGCCACTTACCAATTAAAAATACTTACACCTTGTATCCCTTTATCCGGATTCATAGGCTTAAGCTTTGGGGCCTTAAATTCCCAAAGAAAATTTTTTTTATCAAGTATAAGTCCAGCCATAACAAGCCTAACTACTATTTTTTTTATTTTATTAAGTTGGATCATCAACCAAGAAAATGCATATTCTCATTTCTTTACTTATACGGGATTACTAGCTTTTGCAACTTTGACCGGAACTTTAATTCAGTTTGTTGTTCAAATTTTGGAAATAAATAAAATCGGTCTCTTGAGATTAAAATCAAACTTCCAATTATTTAATGATGAAGAGAGGAGGATTTTCAAACTAATTATTCCAGCATCTATCTCATCAGGTCTCAGTCAAATTAATGTTTTTATCGATATGTTTTTCGCTTCAAGTTTTCAAGGAGCAGCATCGGGACTAGCTTACGGAAACTTTCTGATACAAGCTCCATTAGGCATATTATCTAACTCTTTGATTTTGCCATTACTTCCAAAATTCTCTAAATTTAGAAGTGATAAAGACTATATAGGCCTCCAAAAAAAATTGATCTCTGGAATAGAGTACTGTTTCTTGACAACTATTTTTTTAGCTGCATTTTTCACAACATTTAATAATCAAATAGTGCAGTTAGTTTTTCAGAGAGGATCTTTTGATTATTCAGCGGCTTTAAAAGTGAAGAATATATTAATTGCTTATGGAGTTGGCATACCTTTTTATCTTTATAGAGATTTATTAGTAAGAACTTACTATTCAATAGAAAAAACAACCTTCCCTTTCAAGGCATCATTTGCAGGGATAATATTAAATATTTTTTTTGATTGGTTGTTAATTGGTGCCCCAATTAATAATTTTGGGAATCTTTCTCCATATAATTTTGGAGTAGTAGGGATAATTTTATCTTCAGTAATAGTCAACTTTGTAGTTTGTGTTTTGCTTTCTTTTAATCTGAGAAATGAAAATATCCACTTGCCTAACTTCGATTTATTAAGGAAAATTATTCTCATGTCATTAGCGGCATTTATAGATAGCACCCTTTGTTTTACTATTCTTAAAACTACAAATAACTTCAATTCAAATCTCGGAGAATTTTTAATATTAATATTTGGATCTTTAACTTTTTTTGTAATCTATTTTTTTCTTACAAAATGCCTGAAAGTAAATAAATTTAAAGTTTATAAAAAAAAGGTTTAG
- the sfsA gene encoding DNA/RNA nuclease SfsA — protein sequence MNDRIIEFDPLIEGVLIKRYKRFLADIKLESGEVVTAHCANTGPMKGLLSEGAKVRISVSPSPKRKLPFTWEQICVLDAKNEEVWVGINTLFANKLIKKVIEKNLLDEIIGEIETIKSEVPYGKDKKSRIDFLLTPKSSNPDKRNIYIEVKNTTWIRENVALFPDTVTKRGQKHLIELKKLIPGSKSVLVLCITRKDACFFAPGDDADPLYGNLFRESLSAGMITIPCSFEFHKDHVSWRGIKPLK from the coding sequence ATGAATGATCGGATAATTGAATTTGATCCATTAATTGAAGGTGTTTTAATCAAGAGGTATAAAAGGTTTCTTGCAGATATCAAATTAGAGAGCGGTGAGGTAGTAACAGCTCATTGTGCCAACACTGGACCAATGAAGGGACTTTTGAGTGAGGGAGCAAAGGTAAGAATAAGTGTTTCCCCATCTCCAAAAAGAAAATTACCTTTTACTTGGGAACAGATATGTGTTTTAGATGCAAAAAATGAGGAAGTTTGGGTTGGTATTAATACTCTATTTGCAAATAAGTTAATCAAAAAGGTTATCGAGAAAAATTTGCTTGACGAAATAATAGGAGAAATAGAGACAATCAAATCTGAAGTCCCTTATGGAAAAGATAAAAAAAGCAGAATTGACTTTTTATTAACTCCAAAATCTTCAAATCCTGATAAACGTAACATTTACATAGAGGTTAAAAATACGACTTGGATTAGAGAAAATGTTGCTCTATTCCCTGATACAGTAACGAAAAGAGGCCAAAAACACCTCATAGAATTAAAGAAATTAATTCCTGGAAGTAAAAGTGTATTAGTACTATGTATTACAAGAAAAGACGCTTGTTTTTTTGCCCCCGGAGATGACGCAGATCCCTTGTACGGCAATCTTTTTAGAGAATCTTTAAGTGCAGGAATGATAACGATTCCTTGTTCCTTTGAATTTCATAAAGACCACGTATCATGGAGAGGAATTAAACCTTTGAAATAA
- a CDS encoding ammonium transporter, whose amino-acid sequence MTTALQTPQRRSRSKLQDASLVNGPMLLLRSIRGFSSNRSMLWLATVPLALFGLGIFNLSAHAADLPELNAAFLANNLWLLIATILVIFMNAGFAMVEAGMCRSKNAVNILAKNLFVFALAVTSYWFIGYSLMYGGSVADGWLYFGGLFFDPTVTADMVTDAGLVPTVDFLFQSAFAGTAATIVSGLVAERVKFGEFVVFAVVLTAFIYPIAGSWKWNGGWLDSLGFVDFAGSSIVHSVGAWAGLVGAMLLGPRIGKYSDGKPQAMPGHNMAIATLGALVLWIGWYGFNPGSQLAMDQWVPYVAVTTTLAAAAGAIGATIVSTLTSGKPDLTMIINGILAGLVSITAGCGDMTLAGAWFAGLVGGIIVVFSVAALDAAEIDDPVGAFSVHGVCGVWGTVVIGLWGTAVQGDGAGMGLFNGGGITLLLVQALGAAAYAIWTLVTCWIAWSVIGGLFGGIRVSEEEETQGLDIGEHGMEAYPDFASAK is encoded by the coding sequence ATGACCACTGCTTTGCAAACGCCCCAAAGGCGCTCTAGGTCCAAATTACAAGATGCAAGTCTTGTTAATGGACCTATGCTCCTTTTGAGGAGTATTCGAGGATTTAGTTCAAACCGCTCTATGTTGTGGCTTGCAACAGTTCCTTTAGCTTTGTTTGGTTTAGGTATTTTTAATCTTTCAGCTCACGCAGCTGATTTACCTGAGTTGAATGCAGCTTTTCTTGCTAACAATTTATGGCTTTTGATCGCTACTATTCTAGTGATCTTTATGAACGCCGGTTTCGCTATGGTTGAGGCAGGTATGTGCCGTTCTAAGAACGCAGTTAACATTCTTGCTAAAAACCTCTTTGTATTTGCTCTAGCTGTAACTTCTTATTGGTTTATCGGCTATTCATTAATGTACGGAGGAAGTGTAGCCGACGGTTGGCTTTATTTTGGCGGCTTATTTTTTGATCCTACAGTTACTGCAGATATGGTAACTGATGCTGGATTAGTCCCAACTGTTGATTTCTTGTTCCAGTCTGCTTTTGCAGGAACTGCGGCAACTATCGTTTCCGGTCTTGTTGCTGAAAGAGTTAAATTTGGAGAATTTGTTGTTTTTGCTGTTGTATTAACTGCATTTATATATCCAATTGCTGGTAGCTGGAAATGGAATGGTGGTTGGCTTGATTCTTTGGGTTTTGTTGATTTTGCTGGTTCTTCAATTGTTCACTCAGTTGGGGCATGGGCCGGTCTTGTAGGAGCTATGCTCCTTGGGCCAAGAATTGGCAAATACTCTGATGGTAAGCCACAGGCTATGCCAGGACACAATATGGCTATAGCTACTCTAGGTGCATTAGTCCTATGGATAGGTTGGTACGGATTTAACCCCGGTTCTCAACTTGCTATGGATCAATGGGTTCCATATGTTGCTGTAACAACTACTTTAGCAGCAGCAGCTGGAGCTATTGGTGCAACTATTGTTTCAACATTAACTTCTGGTAAGCCTGACCTTACAATGATAATTAACGGTATCCTTGCTGGTTTGGTTAGTATCACTGCTGGTTGTGGTGATATGACTCTTGCTGGAGCCTGGTTCGCAGGACTAGTAGGCGGAATTATCGTTGTATTTTCTGTTGCAGCACTTGATGCCGCTGAGATTGATGATCCTGTAGGTGCATTCTCTGTTCACGGAGTTTGTGGTGTATGGGGTACTGTAGTTATCGGTCTTTGGGGTACAGCTGTACAAGGTGATGGAGCAGGTATGGGATTGTTCAATGGCGGAGGTATTACCCTCCTTCTAGTTCAAGCTCTTGGTGCCGCAGCTTATGCTATTTGGACACTAGTTACTTGCTGGATTGCTTGGTCTGTAATTGGAGGATTATTCGGAGGAATCCGAGTTTCTGAAGAGGAAGAGACCCAAGGCTTAGATATAGGAGAGCATGGAATGGAAGCATATCCAGACTTTGCCTCTGCTAAATAA
- a CDS encoding 4-hydroxy-3-methylbut-2-enyl diphosphate reductase — translation MDTQAFRRSLHHSDRYNRRGFDSPTKRAQALEEAYQSDLISSIRDNGFTYTKGRLNIKLAQAFGFCWGVERAVAMAYETRRHYPNENIWITNEIIHNPSVNDHLRKMNVKFISAKNGIKDFSLVSNGDVVILPAFGATVQEMKLLHEKGCHIIDTTCPWVSKVWHTVEKHKKHVFTSIIHGKFKHEETLATSSFAGKYLVVLDLEEANYVSEYILGRGNRNEFMNKFAKAFSNGFDPDKDLDRVGVANQTTMLKSETEEIGKVFERTMLKKFGPENLNSHFLAFNTICDATEERQDAMFSLVDEDLDILVVIGGFNSSNTTHLQEIAITKNISSFHIDTPERISVKGNSILHKPLGSELELKNNFLPSGKINVGITSGASTPDKVVADVIEKLIDIAS, via the coding sequence ATGGATACTCAAGCTTTTAGAAGATCTCTTCATCATTCTGATAGATACAATAGAAGGGGTTTCGATTCTCCAACAAAAAGAGCTCAAGCTTTAGAAGAAGCTTACCAAAGTGATTTGATAAGTTCTATTAGGGATAATGGTTTTACTTATACCAAAGGTAGACTAAATATTAAGTTGGCCCAAGCCTTCGGTTTCTGTTGGGGAGTTGAAAGAGCTGTAGCAATGGCTTATGAAACTAGAAGACATTACCCAAATGAGAATATTTGGATAACAAACGAAATAATTCATAATCCCTCGGTTAATGATCATTTAAGAAAAATGAATGTAAAATTCATTTCAGCTAAAAATGGAATTAAAGATTTTTCTTTAGTTTCTAATGGAGATGTTGTTATACTCCCTGCTTTCGGAGCTACTGTTCAAGAAATGAAACTATTACATGAGAAAGGTTGTCATATCATTGATACGACTTGTCCATGGGTTTCTAAGGTTTGGCATACAGTTGAAAAACATAAAAAACATGTTTTTACATCTATTATTCATGGGAAATTTAAGCATGAAGAGACTCTCGCTACAAGTTCATTCGCAGGCAAATATTTAGTTGTACTTGATCTAGAAGAAGCAAACTACGTATCTGAATATATTCTGGGGAGAGGTAATAGAAATGAGTTTATGAACAAATTTGCTAAAGCTTTTTCAAATGGATTTGATCCTGATAAAGATTTAGATAGAGTGGGAGTTGCAAATCAGACAACTATGCTCAAAAGCGAGACTGAAGAAATTGGAAAGGTTTTTGAACGGACGATGTTAAAAAAATTTGGACCAGAAAACTTAAATAGTCACTTTTTAGCTTTTAATACTATTTGTGATGCAACTGAAGAAAGACAAGATGCAATGTTCTCTTTGGTTGATGAAGACCTTGATATTCTTGTAGTTATTGGAGGCTTCAATTCTTCTAATACTACTCACCTACAAGAAATAGCAATTACTAAAAATATTTCCTCTTTTCACATTGATACGCCAGAGAGGATATCAGTTAAAGGAAATTCAATATTACATAAGCCACTTGGATCAGAATTAGAACTTAAAAATAATTTTCTACCTAGTGGAAAAATTAATGTTGGAATTACCTCAGGTGCATCCACTCCTGATAAGGTCGTTGCAGATGTTATTGAAAAGTTGATAGATATAGCTTCTTGA
- a CDS encoding DoxX family protein, producing MEDKAQTNQVQTASMNRTKAPQKVEVVVANSSSGSEVNILGELSIFVLRIGFCALMIHHGLEKLQDPQGFAEFVVGKYFPFLPGDPVIWTFGAAITQLVCPLGLALGIFARLSSLGLFSTMAFAVYFHLLDTGLEGFPLAVVEGHNYAFELSFIYGAISLYFLCAGPGRLSLFRKTNKITYYPKSS from the coding sequence ATGGAAGACAAAGCACAAACTAATCAGGTTCAAACTGCAAGTATGAATAGAACTAAAGCGCCCCAAAAAGTTGAAGTTGTTGTTGCTAATTCATCTTCAGGGTCAGAAGTAAATATCCTTGGAGAATTATCAATTTTTGTTTTAAGAATAGGTTTTTGTGCTTTAATGATTCATCATGGGCTTGAAAAACTTCAGGATCCCCAGGGTTTTGCTGAGTTTGTAGTTGGAAAGTACTTTCCATTTTTACCAGGTGATCCTGTTATTTGGACTTTTGGTGCAGCAATTACTCAATTGGTATGCCCATTAGGATTGGCTTTAGGGATTTTTGCGAGACTTTCTTCTCTTGGTCTATTCTCCACGATGGCATTTGCAGTTTATTTTCATCTCCTTGATACTGGACTAGAAGGTTTTCCTCTGGCAGTGGTTGAAGGTCATAATTATGCTTTCGAATTGTCTTTTATATATGGTGCTATTTCTCTATACTTTCTATGTGCAGGCCCAGGCAGGCTTTCTTTATTCAGAAAAACTAATAAGATTACATATTATCCAAAATCATCATAA
- the purH gene encoding bifunctional phosphoribosylaminoimidazolecarboxamide formyltransferase/IMP cyclohydrolase — translation MSPLALVSVSDKKNIIPFCKELVEQFNYKILSSGGTAKHLIEAKIPVIKVADFTNSPEILGGRVKTLHPKIHGGILAKRSDEEHEKDIEANNLELIDLVVVNLYPFKTTVEQGAKWEDTIENIDIGGPSMIRSAAKNHKDVSVLVDPNQYENFLEESKKGELKDSYKAKLALEAFQHTADYDTAISNWIKKERGLQSSKYIESYPLIKTLRYGENPHQKAFWYGLSNIGWNSAEQLQGKDLSYNNLLDLESALSTVLEFGYAEKDEITTDIFASVILKHNNPCGASVSNSASQAFLNALECDSVSAFGGIVAFNSNVDSKTAIHLKDIFLECVIAPSFDNEALEILKVKKNLRILKFSKDQLPKKNQISTKSIMGGLLVQDTDDNEEKAENWISVTNENPSNQINLDLNFAWKICKHVKSNAIVIAKDQKTIGIGAGQMNRVGAAKIALESAGKLCSDAVLASDGFLPFADTVKLANEYGIKAIIQPGGSLRDQESIDMCNLKGISMVFTKQRHFLH, via the coding sequence ATGTCACCATTAGCTTTAGTAAGTGTTTCTGATAAAAAAAATATAATCCCATTTTGTAAGGAATTGGTCGAGCAATTCAATTATAAAATTCTATCAAGTGGAGGAACTGCCAAACATCTTATAGAAGCAAAAATACCAGTTATTAAAGTTGCAGATTTTACTAATTCTCCAGAAATTCTTGGAGGAAGAGTTAAAACTTTACATCCAAAAATACACGGGGGAATATTAGCTAAAAGGTCTGACGAAGAACATGAAAAAGATATAGAAGCTAACAATCTTGAGTTAATTGACTTGGTAGTTGTCAATTTATATCCTTTTAAAACAACTGTAGAACAGGGAGCCAAATGGGAAGATACTATTGAAAATATCGATATCGGAGGGCCATCAATGATTCGTTCTGCAGCTAAAAATCATAAAGACGTTTCCGTTTTAGTGGATCCTAATCAGTATGAAAATTTTCTTGAAGAAAGTAAAAAAGGTGAATTAAAAGACTCATATAAAGCAAAATTAGCCCTTGAAGCTTTTCAACATACAGCAGACTATGACACCGCAATATCTAATTGGATAAAAAAAGAAAGAGGTTTACAATCTTCCAAATATATTGAATCTTATCCACTAATCAAAACCTTAAGATATGGGGAGAATCCTCATCAAAAAGCTTTTTGGTATGGTTTAAGTAACATTGGATGGAACTCAGCAGAACAATTACAAGGTAAAGACTTAAGTTATAATAATCTGTTGGATCTAGAGTCAGCACTTTCAACAGTTTTAGAATTTGGCTACGCAGAAAAAGATGAAATTACAACCGACATTTTTGCTTCCGTTATCCTAAAACATAATAATCCTTGTGGTGCCTCTGTAAGTAATTCAGCTTCTCAAGCATTTTTGAATGCTTTGGAATGCGACTCTGTTAGTGCATTTGGAGGAATAGTTGCTTTTAATTCAAATGTTGATAGTAAGACTGCAATTCACCTCAAAGATATTTTCTTAGAGTGTGTCATCGCTCCATCTTTTGATAATGAAGCTTTAGAAATTTTAAAAGTTAAAAAGAATTTAAGAATTTTAAAGTTTTCAAAAGATCAACTTCCAAAAAAGAATCAAATTTCTACAAAATCAATAATGGGCGGATTACTAGTTCAAGATACTGATGATAACGAAGAAAAAGCTGAAAATTGGATTTCAGTAACTAATGAAAATCCGAGTAATCAAATAAACTTAGATCTAAATTTTGCATGGAAAATTTGTAAACACGTTAAATCTAATGCCATTGTTATTGCAAAAGACCAAAAAACTATTGGTATTGGAGCTGGACAAATGAACAGAGTTGGAGCAGCAAAAATTGCATTGGAATCAGCTGGAAAATTATGTTCTGATGCTGTCTTGGCCAGCGATGGTTTTTTACCATTTGCAGATACTGTAAAACTAGCAAATGAATATGGAATAAAAGCTATTATTCAACCTGGTGGTAGTCTAAGAGACCAAGAAAGTATTGATATGTGTAATTTGAAAGGAATCTCAATGGTATTTACAAAACAAAGGCACTTTTTACATTAA
- a CDS encoding alpha/beta hydrolase, whose product MKYAINHEFVSISSQTATHRIILMHGWGADSDDLLTFGKEMNEKINLDFEVISLSAPGLHPSGQGRQWYGLYPHDWNGAEVEVNKLLVTLKKFDTDQIPLKKTILLGFSQGAAMAIDAGLQLDFGLIVACSGYPHPNWTPGEKCSPLIISHGLFDDVVPIDASRTIYEKVKSISSKFCELLEFDGFHQIDSNLIDFISSNISNIF is encoded by the coding sequence ATGAAATATGCTATCAATCATGAATTTGTCTCGATTAGCTCTCAAACTGCAACTCATAGAATTATTTTGATGCATGGATGGGGAGCTGATTCAGATGACCTTTTAACATTTGGAAAGGAGATGAATGAAAAAATAAATCTTGATTTTGAGGTGATTTCTTTGAGTGCCCCTGGATTGCATCCAAGTGGTCAGGGAAGACAGTGGTATGGATTATATCCACATGATTGGAATGGAGCTGAGGTTGAAGTAAATAAACTTTTAGTTACATTAAAAAAATTTGATACTGATCAGATTCCACTAAAAAAAACAATTTTGTTGGGGTTCTCTCAGGGGGCGGCAATGGCAATTGATGCAGGATTACAATTAGATTTTGGATTAATTGTTGCTTGTAGTGGTTATCCTCACCCCAACTGGACACCGGGAGAGAAATGCTCGCCATTGATTATTAGTCATGGTTTATTTGATGATGTCGTGCCTATAGATGCTTCTAGGACTATTTATGAAAAGGTAAAGAGTATATCTTCTAAATTTTGTGAATTATTAGAATTCGATGGATTTCATCAAATTGATTCAAATTTAATTGATTTTATAAGTTCAAATATAAGTAATATTTTTTAA
- a CDS encoding DUF3155 domain-containing protein, translating to MSKKRKRISRRRLAGQRVMAHVPIYHIETGKHKPVTAARRFIAENGLSAPSVFNVRRNEHTTDRFFWGEKGLFSAQYAEENHFLFPSLKVVVEGIGEEKIFEGLELTADDWEEIEEYEYAFV from the coding sequence ATGTCAAAAAAAAGAAAAAGAATCAGCAGAAGAAGATTGGCTGGCCAAAGAGTAATGGCTCATGTACCTATTTATCATATCGAAACTGGCAAACATAAACCAGTTACAGCAGCAAGAAGATTCATAGCTGAAAATGGTCTCTCTGCGCCTTCAGTTTTCAATGTCAGAAGAAATGAACATACCACTGATAGGTTTTTTTGGGGTGAAAAAGGGTTATTTAGTGCCCAATATGCTGAAGAAAATCATTTTCTATTTCCATCACTAAAAGTTGTAGTTGAAGGAATTGGTGAAGAAAAAATATTTGAGGGTCTAGAACTTACTGCAGATGATTGGGAAGAGATTGAAGAATACGAATATGCTTTTGTTTAA
- a CDS encoding sensor histidine kinase KdpD, producing the protein MNLSKKFEELISKQLEGFGCSMGVTNLVMYLASAKQGTKASFEMIGQWPQIDRLLTSIEDDPSLKVSSPNRRWYPLQENDILLGVLRVETDLKDGNWPVSLDSRLKALSISLAKCVSIELERQNKNEEINYLKNQVNIIIHQLRNPLAAIRTYAKLLIKRLGSDDDSIEIVERMIIEQKQINQYMDSFAQLNSPIQLPLEIGEERLLLPPNLDNKKVITVQSLLRPILERGKANAYLENRDWNEPSFWPDWSLSPLKAKYAVIAEIVANLLENAFKYAQKDAEIGLAITSNGLCIFDDGKKITKNENEKIFEKGFRGSAAKKKEGTGVGLFLARKLAKQIGGDLRLLENNSIDNTEKLKNLKKKNIFYLELPIKELHA; encoded by the coding sequence ATGAATCTTTCAAAAAAATTTGAAGAACTAATTTCAAAACAGCTAGAGGGTTTTGGTTGCTCAATGGGCGTGACTAATTTAGTTATGTATCTTGCTTCAGCTAAGCAAGGCACTAAAGCATCTTTTGAAATGATTGGTCAATGGCCACAAATTGATAGGCTACTTACATCAATAGAAGATGATCCTTCACTAAAAGTTTCATCTCCTAATAGAAGATGGTACCCGCTTCAAGAAAATGACATTCTTCTTGGTGTCCTTAGGGTAGAAACTGATTTGAAAGACGGAAATTGGCCAGTATCTCTTGATTCCAGATTAAAAGCGCTTTCAATATCATTAGCTAAATGCGTCTCAATCGAATTAGAACGTCAAAATAAAAATGAAGAAATTAATTATTTAAAAAATCAGGTCAATATCATAATCCATCAATTAAGGAATCCATTGGCTGCTATAAGGACATATGCAAAGTTGCTAATAAAAAGACTTGGTTCAGATGATGACTCTATTGAAATAGTCGAACGCATGATAATTGAGCAAAAACAAATTAATCAATATATGGATTCTTTTGCGCAATTAAATTCACCTATTCAACTTCCCCTAGAAATTGGAGAGGAAAGATTATTATTACCACCAAATTTAGACAATAAAAAGGTAATAACTGTTCAGAGTTTATTGAGGCCAATATTAGAAAGGGGTAAAGCTAATGCATACTTAGAGAATAGAGATTGGAATGAACCTTCTTTTTGGCCAGATTGGTCTTTATCGCCGTTAAAGGCAAAATATGCTGTAATCGCTGAAATTGTGGCCAATTTATTAGAAAATGCTTTTAAATATGCCCAAAAAGATGCTGAAATTGGACTCGCAATTACGAGTAATGGACTTTGTATATTTGATGATGGTAAAAAAATAACCAAAAATGAAAACGAGAAAATTTTTGAAAAAGGTTTTAGAGGATCTGCTGCTAAGAAGAAAGAGGGCACTGGTGTGGGACTTTTTTTGGCGAGGAAATTAGCAAAACAAATTGGAGGAGATTTGAGATTGCTGGAAAATAACTCGATTGATAATACTGAGAAATTAAAAAATCTTAAGAAGAAAAATATTTTCTATCTAGAACTACCTATAAAAGAATTGCATGCATAA
- a CDS encoding adenosylcobinamide-GDP ribazoletransferase, translated as MAGSWIFYTTFPKIPLIHPEFKNIAQFAPPLGLFIGTIQGCIFLFLRTNSWSIYASTLICLASGYLITGGLHIDGLMDTFDGIFAGKKKRLKAMKDSKVGSFGVQALVFITLIQIACILKIQNLIIFVLPICLFWGRFSNLFFIEKFKYMSYKKKSISHKKFWNGFKKESLISIIFLLIFIVYQLVSITSQAILIKFLVLILIGIFLSYFIPNILGNKIGGFNGDACGASVVLVETAMLFMHAILL; from the coding sequence TTGGCAGGATCTTGGATTTTCTATACGACATTTCCAAAGATACCTTTAATTCATCCCGAATTTAAAAATATTGCACAATTTGCGCCGCCTTTAGGACTCTTTATTGGAACAATACAGGGTTGTATTTTTCTTTTTTTGAGAACAAACTCTTGGTCAATTTATGCTTCTACATTAATTTGTTTGGCTTCAGGATATTTAATTACTGGTGGTCTACACATTGATGGTTTAATGGATACTTTTGATGGTATTTTTGCGGGTAAAAAGAAACGTTTAAAAGCAATGAAAGATAGTAAAGTTGGGTCCTTTGGCGTTCAAGCTTTAGTTTTTATAACTTTAATTCAAATTGCGTGCATACTGAAAATTCAAAACCTAATAATTTTTGTTTTACCTATTTGCTTATTTTGGGGAAGATTTTCAAATTTATTTTTTATAGAAAAGTTTAAATATATGAGTTATAAGAAAAAATCTATTAGTCACAAAAAGTTTTGGAATGGATTTAAAAAAGAATCTTTAATCTCCATTATTTTTCTTTTAATTTTCATCGTATACCAATTAGTTTCAATTACATCCCAAGCAATATTAATCAAATTTTTAGTTCTTATTTTAATTGGTATTTTTCTAAGCTATTTTATACCAAACATACTGGGTAATAAAATTGGAGGCTTCAATGGAGATGCCTGCGGTGCAAGTGTTGTATTAGTTGAAACTGCAATGTTGTTTATGCATGCAATTCTTTTATAG